The sequence CACCAATTGTCATTTCCGTAGCCGTGGGTAAATCCATGGTTTGCCTCTAACAATGCGTCAAGTACAGGCTGAGATGCCCCGGCTTGATTGTCACTTCCAAATTGCATCTTATCTCCTGATTCTAATACTTGTTATATGGCAGATATGGGTTTTCTCTTCCGGGAAGGGAAGGTGTTCTTATTATGATGTGAGAATAAAAGATGCTGTTTACCGGGTCAATATATAAGATGAGGGTTAAAAAAATGAAAAAGGGAGAAAGTTTCTTTTTTTTCTTCCATTCCATAAGAAATTGTTGCTACTCTCAAAGGTGTGGTTAAAGCAATTTACTTATCCAGCAAGGAGTATTAAAAATGGGTGTCCCTAATGTCTCAATCCGGAAAATTCTCTATACTACTAATCTTTCAGAAACAGGGCGTCATGCATTTGCCTATGCTGCCAGTCTCAGTAAGTTGTATGGTTCGAAACTGACAGTTCTGCATGTAGTTGACGAACAGCCGGAACTTGACCATCGCCTTGTTGGATACATGCCTAAAGATCTCTGGGAGGAGATCAAAGATCGTGACCAAAACGAGGCAAAAGAAATTCTCCTGGGAAGAAAACGAGACAATTCTGTTATTGTAGGCGAATGTGTCGATCGCTATTGCTCTGAACTACAAGATGATTCCGGAACAGAGGCAGCTATAAGCTATGATGTTATGGTAAAGCTCGGTGACCCTGTGAAGGAAATAGTAAAGGTGGCGGTGGAACAGAACTATGATTTGATTGTGGTTGGCCGTCACAGGCACAGTAAATTTCATGACATCGTTCATCGTGGAACAATCAGGAGTTTACTCGATGCCACCAGACTTCCGGTTTTTGTTGTTCAGATTCCTGAGTAACCTTGTGGCCAGGTTAGCCGGATAAATGTGCAACAGGATGCGGATGTTAATGTTTGAGGAGTGGATACTTTTTATTTAATTTCCAGAACCAGATGGCAAGCTGCTGCTGGAAGAGAAATGCCAGAGCTATCATCATGGCTGTTTTCGGGGGAAAGGCTGCAAGTGCTATCCCAATGCATATGGGAAGATTTCGTAATTCCACATTTAAGAGCAGACTTATCGCATCTTTGTAGGAAAAAAAGTTGCGACCAATAATTACACAAATCGTCAGGATGGTACAGTACCACAACAGCAGGCAGGAGAGGGCTTGAAAGATCGTTTCCGGATAGCCAAAAAACATTTCAGCCTTCATACTTATGCTTGTAAACAGGAGATAGATTAATCCCCAAACGCTGAATGCTGGTAATAGTGGTTTTATTTTTTCTTTAAACTCTTCCTGACTGATTTTTTTCAAGAGCATTCTATACGTATAAACACCTGCAAACAAAGGAATAAAAACGACCAGTCCAATGGTTCTTCCTATATGGACAATATCAATTTCCACGAGTGTTCCTGCAAGAAAAAACAGATAGAGCGGGGCAAGAAGTGAACCCAGAATAAGATTCAAGGTGCTCAGTTTCAGTGATGCTCTCACGTTTCCTTCAAAAAGCATGGTAAAGGCCACAGCCATGTTCCCACCTGGTACAACACTGATAATAAGGAGGCCTGCCTGCAGTTCAGGCCATGACTCCAGAAACAACTTTCCGATCAGTAAGGCAGCCAGCGGCAGGGCCAGAAAATTCAATACAAGATTAACACTCATTAAGCGCAGGTCTGTGAGTTCAAGCAGCTCTTGTGGCTGAAAACCTATCATTGCCGGAAAAATTGTCAACATCGCGACTGGCAGGATGAGGATTTTCAAAGGAGAGGTGTCGACAAAGAGGCCACAGAGCAGAGCTACGCATATCACGCAGGGAATAACAGCCACTAGATTTCTGGATGGGAATGTGAAGACGGCTCGAAGACTCATTTGTTTCAAGGGAAAGATGGGCTTTTTTTTGCAAAGACATGAAATGCCATTCTATAAGCTTATTATTACTTTTTTAATACTCCCTGTAAAGAATGATGGCCTGCATGAAGAATACGGGCTGTAGCGATATCACCAGGTTTGCAGCTGTTCACTTCGCCTGTAATATGGACCAGGTGGTTTGTTCCGGTTCTTGCGACAATAGCATCACCATCGTTTTTTTCAATCATCATGGGAAGCTCTTGACCGACATACTTTTTATTATGTTCAAGGCAGATTTCATCCTGCCTTGTCTGAAAACGAAGTAATCGCTCGGCCTTAACGGATTCTTCAACCTTATCCTCAAACGCTGAAGAGCGCGTTCCTGGTCGGTCTGAGTATTTAAAAGAGTATGACCCGTGATAATAAACTTCTTCCAACAGAGCCATGGTCTCCTCGAAGTCCTCATTCGTCTCACCGGGAAAACCGACTATCATATCAGTGGTGATGGCAATTTCAGGGCAATACGAACGCAGGGCAGCAACTTTTTCCAGATATAGCTCACGGCTGTATTTGCGATTCATTAAGGAGAGTATTCGGTTTGAACCGGACTGAACAGGAAGGTGAAAATGTGGACAGAGAATATCAACTTCGGCAAAGCAGCGCATCAGGTCATCGGAAAGATCTTTT comes from Desulfocapsa sulfexigens DSM 10523 and encodes:
- a CDS encoding arsenic resistance protein, coding for MSLRAVFTFPSRNLVAVIPCVICVALLCGLFVDTSPLKILILPVAMLTIFPAMIGFQPQELLELTDLRLMSVNLVLNFLALPLAALLIGKLFLESWPELQAGLLIISVVPGGNMAVAFTMLFEGNVRASLKLSTLNLILGSLLAPLYLFFLAGTLVEIDIVHIGRTIGLVVFIPLFAGVYTYRMLLKKISQEEFKEKIKPLLPAFSVWGLIYLLFTSISMKAEMFFGYPETIFQALSCLLLWYCTILTICVIIGRNFFSYKDAISLLLNVELRNLPICIGIALAAFPPKTAMMIALAFLFQQQLAIWFWKLNKKYPLLKH
- a CDS encoding universal stress protein, yielding MGVPNVSIRKILYTTNLSETGRHAFAYAASLSKLYGSKLTVLHVVDEQPELDHRLVGYMPKDLWEEIKDRDQNEAKEILLGRKRDNSVIVGECVDRYCSELQDDSGTEAAISYDVMVKLGDPVKEIVKVAVEQNYDLIVVGRHRHSKFHDIVHRGTIRSLLDATRLPVFVVQIPE